Proteins found in one Sphingobacteriales bacterium genomic segment:
- a CDS encoding N-6 DNA methylase, producing the protein MKEKKEQSIEPNIAELGNGWLKAYKLPYKLEQESLSAEIDKALENYYSKNGGVGGNRPDAKILLQDKTQNWYPILIEYKGYKGKLVKVDNDGQIENRTAKNEPNLKNINAFAVNGAVHYANALLHHTSYTDIIAIGMTGYKDESGNIQHQIGVYYVSKTNLGAGQKVGDFTDFSFLAPQNFDTFIQKVKTLELTPEELDKLKEQREREIDISLVKLNNDIYENEKGLGESDRVYLVAASIIATLGISGKVPPLEKGELKSQTYQGGRDGDILINRITAFLSEKNLPQDKKDLIIRTLSNTLLTENINKVENGESQLKRVFTKIVDDLGIYYKIGLTTDFTGKLFNEMYGWLGFSQDKLNDVVLTPSYIATLLVKLARVNKDSYVWDFATGSAGLLVAAMNEMLIDAKNTLNSPEELKQKEIKIKAEQLLGLELLSSVYMLAILNMILMGDGSSNILNKDSIKDFDGKYGFGKTEDKFPADAFVLNPPYSASGNGMNFVEKALGMMSKGYAAIIIQNSAGSGKATYYTTKILEKHTLLASIKMPVDIFIGKSSVQTNIYIFKVNEKHEKDEIVKFIDFSNDGYTRTNRKKASNNLKDTDRAKERYEELVNLVRFGKKKLHIFTEREYYEGTIDPKNGADWNQTAPIDTKPTLQDFKKTVSDYLAWEISTLLKQQNNTDDQLGK; encoded by the coding sequence ATGAAAGAGAAAAAAGAACAATCCATAGAACCCAATATTGCTGAATTGGGCAACGGCTGGCTTAAAGCCTATAAACTACCCTATAAATTAGAACAAGAGTCTTTAAGTGCTGAAATAGACAAAGCACTTGAAAATTATTATTCTAAAAATGGGGGAGTAGGTGGAAATCGCCCTGATGCAAAAATTCTTTTACAAGATAAGACCCAAAACTGGTATCCAATTTTGATTGAGTATAAAGGCTATAAAGGCAAACTTGTAAAAGTTGATAATGATGGACAAATTGAAAACAGAACCGCTAAAAACGAACCCAACCTTAAAAATATTAATGCTTTTGCGGTAAATGGTGCGGTACACTACGCCAATGCACTACTTCATCATACAAGTTATACGGATATTATTGCTATTGGTATGACAGGCTACAAAGATGAAAGTGGCAACATACAACACCAAATAGGCGTTTATTATGTGTCTAAAACCAATCTCGGCGCAGGGCAAAAAGTAGGTGACTTCACAGATTTTTCTTTTCTTGCTCCTCAGAATTTTGATACTTTTATTCAAAAAGTAAAAACATTAGAACTCACACCAGAAGAACTTGATAAACTAAAAGAACAAAGGGAAAGAGAAATTGACATCAGTTTAGTAAAACTCAACAACGACATTTACGAAAACGAAAAAGGATTAGGCGAAAGCGACCGTGTTTATTTGGTGGCAGCTTCTATCATTGCAACGCTTGGCATATCGGGCAAAGTGCCTCCTTTGGAAAAAGGAGAACTAAAATCTCAAACTTATCAAGGCGGAAGAGACGGAGATATTTTAATTAATAGAATTACCGCTTTTTTAAGTGAGAAAAATTTGCCGCAAGACAAGAAAGATTTGATTATTAGAACATTATCCAATACCTTATTAACTGAAAATATTAATAAAGTTGAAAATGGAGAGAGCCAACTCAAAAGGGTATTTACAAAAATTGTAGATGACTTAGGTATTTACTATAAAATAGGACTTACAACCGATTTTACAGGCAAATTATTCAATGAAATGTACGGTTGGTTAGGCTTTTCGCAAGATAAGCTAAACGATGTTGTGCTTACACCCTCCTATATTGCAACGCTTTTAGTAAAACTTGCACGAGTAAATAAAGATTCTTATGTATGGGATTTTGCAACAGGCTCGGCAGGTTTATTGGTAGCTGCTATGAATGAAATGCTGATTGATGCCAAAAATACCCTTAACTCACCCGAAGAATTGAAGCAAAAAGAAATTAAAATAAAAGCTGAACAATTATTGGGCTTAGAGTTGCTTTCAAGTGTATATATGTTGGCTATCCTCAATATGATTTTGATGGGTGACGGTAGCTCTAATATTTTAAATAAAGACTCCATTAAAGATTTTGACGGTAAATACGGATTTGGTAAAACTGAAGATAAATTCCCTGCTGATGCTTTTGTACTCAATCCGCCTTACTCCGCTTCGGGCAATGGCATGAACTTTGTAGAAAAGGCACTCGGTATGATGAGTAAAGGCTATGCCGCTATCATTATTCAAAACTCCGCAGGTAGCGGAAAAGCCACATATTATACCACAAAAATATTGGAAAAACATACCCTGCTGGCAAGTATCAAAATGCCTGTGGATATTTTTATTGGCAAAAGTAGTGTGCAAACCAATATCTATATTTTTAAAGTAAACGAAAAACACGAAAAGGACGAAATAGTAAAGTTTATTGACTTCTCAAATGACGGCTACACCCGCACCAACCGCAAAAAAGCAAGCAACAACCTCAAAGACACCGACCGAGCCAAAGAACGCTACGAAGAACTCGTAAATTTGGTGCGGTTTGGAAAAAAGAAACTTCATATTTTTACTGAAAGAGAATACTATGAAGGCACCATAGACCCCAAAAACGGTGCCGACTGGAACCAAACCGCACCCATAGACACTAAACCCACCTTGCAGGATTTCAAAAAAACCGTAAGCGACTACTTAGCGTGGGAAATAAGCACCCTCTTAAAACAACAAAACAACACAGACGACCAACTGGGAAAGTAG